The genomic stretch AACAGGGCGTAATCCTGGAAAACGAAGCCCACCCTGCGTTTGCGAGCCGGAACGTCGATGCCGTCCTGGGCGTCGAAAAAGGTCCGCCCGCGCACGGCGATACGGCCGCCCTGGGGCGTGAGCAGTCCGGCCAGGGCCATGAGGGTCAGACTTTTGCCCGAGCCCGAGGGGCCGAACAGGGCCACGCGTCTGGACGCGGCGCTGAAATGGGCGTCAAGCTGGAAGGCCGTGTCCCGTGAGCGAACCTGGGCGGTAATGGCGCAGTGGATGGTCGTGGCGCTGGGCGCGGGAGTTTTTGCCGTGGCGGCGTTGGAGGATGTGGTGGCGCGGGGGACAAAAAGCATGATGTTTCCTTAGACCGGCCATTTCGGAGCGAGCAGACGGCCGGACATCCACAAAATGACGGTGCAGAGCACGGAAATGAGGAGAACCAGTTGCGCGGCCAGGTTGTCTTGTCCGGCCTGGGTCGCGCTGTACACGGCCAGGGAGAGGGTCTGGGTCCGGCCGGGCAGGTTGCCGGCGATCATCAGCGTGGCTCCGAACTCGCCCATGGCTCGGGCAAAGGCGAGCATGGTGCCGGCCATGACCCCGCGTCCGGCCAGGGGCAGGCAAACGCGCAGGAACACGCGCCATTCCGGCTGCCCCAGGGTGCGGGCCGCGTTTTCGTATTTTTCGCCCACTCCGTCCAGGGCGGCCCGGGCGGATTTGAAGACGAGCGGAAAGGAGACCACCGTGGCCGCCAGCACGGCCCCCTGCCAGGTGAAAATGAGCGAGACGCCGAAGCACGATTCCAGCCAGCGGCCCACCGGGCCGTTCTTTCCGACCAGGACAAGGAGATAGTAGCCAAGAACCGTGGGCGGTAGGACCATGGGCAGGCTCAGGGCCGCGTCCAGCAGCTCCTTGCCGGGAAAGCGGAAGCGATGAAACACCCAGCCCAGGCCAACCCCCAGGACCAGGGCGCAAAAAGTGGCCAGGGTCGCCACGCGCAGGCTGAGCTGCACCGGAAAGAGAAAGGTCGGGTCCATCGGGTCCTTGGGTTTGGGTGCCGCGCGTTCCGGTTCATGCCCCCGGCGACGGCCGGCCCGCGTTTTATCTGCATATCGGCATAGAAAGGGGGCGGGGTGTCCGGCAAGACAGTCACGCCGCGTTGGAAAATCGTGATCAGTGGAGAAGCGTGGGACGTGCTCCGGCGAGCTCACGGAACAGCCAGCTGCATCTTCCCCCAGACGCCTATCTTTCCTTGGCATTGGGCGAAGACTCCGTCCAGGCCAAGGTCTTCCCACCGCCGGGCCTGGTTCAGGACCGCGTCCATGTCCGCCGGGGTTTGGAGACGGTTGGCCAGGGCCGTGGCCATGGCGTCGGCCAGGGAGGCGTCGCGGGAACGGGTCACGACCAGGTCGGCGTTTCCGAAGCTGAGCGAATGGCCGATTTTGGCCGAGGACGCGCAAAACGAGCACGGAAACTCCGCCGTGGTCACGGGCACGCACAGGCGCAGATCCTGGTCCGGGATGGCCAGGATGCCAATGTGACGGTCTGCCGTGGAACAGAGATAGGTGTCACCGCCATTTTCCACGAGTAGGTCCGGCGAATCGGCCAGGAAGCGTTCGGCCACCATCTGGGCCACGGTCCCGGCGACGGCGGCCATGGGGCCCACGCCGCACGGGCGGGTGGCCCGGCACATGCGCTGGATGATGTCCGGCGCGCGCGGGTCCGCGCCCAGGGGCACGAGGGCGGTCAAGAATTCTGGATGGATGGCGGCGTAAGCCTGGATCTGGCCCCGCAGTTCGCGCACGGCCTCGGCCATGGGCGCGGACAAATCCGCGCGGGCCGCGACCCAGAGGTCGGTTTCCTCGATGACCAATTGAAACGTGACAAGATCCGGGCGTTGGGCGGCGCGGTAGGTGCGAAATGGAGATCCGTGCCCGGAAGGGGCGGGACGCGGGCTCATATCCAATCCGATTCCCCGTCGGTTTCGTGCCGATTTTGGGCCAGGGTGCCAAGCATGGCCATGACCGCCTTTTGGGGCATGGGGCGGCCCAGGAGAAAGCCTTGGCAGAAGTCGCAGTCCATTTCGGTCAGGGCCCGGAGTTGGGGCTCGGTTTCGACGCCTTCGGCGACGCAACGTTTCTGGAGGATCTTGCCCAGGCCGATGATGGTCCGCACGATTTCCAGATTGTCCGGATTGCCCAGCATGGTCGAAATGAAGGACCGGTCGATTTTGAGGATATCCACGGGCAGGCGCTGGAGGTAGGACAAGGAGGAGTATCCCGTGCCAAAATCGTCCATGGCCACGGCGATTCCCAGAAGCTTGAGCCGCTCCAGCTTGGCGATGGCCTGCTCGGGATCGTTCATGACCGCGGTTTCCGTGATTTCCAGTTTCAGGCTCCGGGCGTCCACCGCCTCGGTGCGGAGCAGGTCCGACACGAAGGTGACCAGGGTCGCCTGGGTCAGATCCTTGGGCGAGAGGTTGACGGACAAACTGATTTTGAGGTGCGGAAAATGCCGCTTCCAGAGCCCCAGGGCCTGGCAGCCATGGCGCAGCGTCCACCGGCTGAGGTCCATTTCCAGGCCGGCGGCCTCGATGCTGTCCAGGAACGCGCCAGGCGGGAGCAGGCCGTCCGTGGGGTGGTTCCAGCGGATCAAGGCCTCGAATCCACGCAGCGATTTGGTTTTCACGGAATAAATGGGCTGGAAGTAGAGCTCGAATTCGTTGTTGGCCAGGGCGCCGTGTAGGTCCTGCTCGCGCTGCACGGCCCGGACCACCTGGTCGTACATGCTCTTGCTGAACACCTTGAACTGATTTTTGCCTTGTTCCTTGGATCTGTACATGCTGATGTCCGCGTCCCGCAGCAGCTCGTTGGGCGAGGTGTAGGGCCCGGTATTCAGGACAACGCCGATGGAGGCGCTGACCGCGACCTCCCGGCCCATGATCCGCATGGGCTGGCGGGTATCGTTGAGGATGCGGCGGATGATGACGATGGCCTCGCGGTTGGTCCGGAAATCCTCCAGGAGGATCGCGAACTCGTCGCCACCCAGGCGGGCCACGGTATCCATGGCCCGCAGGCAGCTGCTCAGACGATGGGAAATTTCCTGAAGGAGCTGGTCTCCGGCCTGATGGCCGAGGGTGTCGTTGACCCGCTTGAATCCGTCCAGGTCGATCATCAGGACCGCGAATCGGTAATCCTCTTTTCGTTTTCGACGGGCGATGGCCTGGGTCAGGCGGTCCAGGAGCAGGGTTCGGTTGGCCAGGCCGGTCAGGTTGTCGCGCAGGGCCTGCTGGGTCAGGCGCTCCTCGTAATCCTTGCGCTCGGAAATGTCGGTGAAGACCAGGAAGGCGCCGGCGATTTGGTCATCGATCATGTACGGATATCCGAGGATGGAAACCGGTATTGTCCGACCGTCCTTGCGCGGGCGCAGGGTTTCCCGGAATTCGGACCTTCCGGACAGGACCGAGGCCAGGAAGGCGTAGCTTTCCTCCAGCCTGCCCGGAGCGAGGAGGATTTCAAACAGGGCTTGCTG from Deltaproteobacteria bacterium encodes the following:
- the modB gene encoding molybdate ABC transporter permease subunit encodes the protein MDPTFLFPVQLSLRVATLATFCALVLGVGLGWVFHRFRFPGKELLDAALSLPMVLPPTVLGYYLLVLVGKNGPVGRWLESCFGVSLIFTWQGAVLAATVVSFPLVFKSARAALDGVGEKYENAARTLGQPEWRVFLRVCLPLAGRGVMAGTMLAFARAMGEFGATLMIAGNLPGRTQTLSLAVYSATQAGQDNLAAQLVLLISVLCTVILWMSGRLLAPKWPV
- a CDS encoding UPF0280 family protein, which codes for MSPRPAPSGHGSPFRTYRAAQRPDLVTFQLVIEETDLWVAARADLSAPMAEAVRELRGQIQAYAAIHPEFLTALVPLGADPRAPDIIQRMCRATRPCGVGPMAAVAGTVAQMVAERFLADSPDLLVENGGDTYLCSTADRHIGILAIPDQDLRLCVPVTTAEFPCSFCASSAKIGHSLSFGNADLVVTRSRDASLADAMATALANRLQTPADMDAVLNQARRWEDLGLDGVFAQCQGKIGVWGKMQLAVP